One region of Sulfuriroseicoccus oceanibius genomic DNA includes:
- the rplM gene encoding 50S ribosomal protein L13 has protein sequence MKTFSAKAQEIDRKWHVIDAEGKVLGQVAVAAARLLRGKHKAIFTPHVDTGDFVVIINAEKVVLTGKKEQQKQYVRHSGYVGGKKVDTVAELRASKPERIVEMAVKGMIPHNRLGRQIFSKLKVYAGNEHPHEAQSPAEYTVA, from the coding sequence ATGAAAACGTTCTCAGCGAAGGCACAAGAAATCGACCGTAAATGGCACGTCATCGACGCCGAGGGTAAAGTCCTCGGTCAGGTGGCTGTGGCCGCCGCCCGCCTCCTGCGCGGCAAGCACAAGGCAATCTTCACACCACACGTCGACACCGGCGATTTCGTTGTGATCATCAACGCAGAGAAGGTTGTGCTCACTGGTAAGAAAGAGCAGCAGAAGCAGTACGTCCGTCACTCCGGCTACGTCGGTGGTAAGAAGGTCGACACCGTTGCTGAACTCCGCGCAAGCAAGCCAGAGCGCATCGTCGAGATGGCAGTCAAGGGCATGATCCCTCACAACCGCCTCGGTCGCCAGATCTTCTCGAAACTGAAGGTCTACGCCGGCAACGAGCACCCACACGAAGCTCAGTCCCCTGCTGAGTACACCGTCGCCTAG
- the murG gene encoding undecaprenyldiphospho-muramoylpentapeptide beta-N-acetylglucosaminyltransferase, whose product MTRKDSSSPARSGRSVLIACGGTGGHLFPGIAVAQELVARGHRPLLLISGKKIDETASAAYPDLEFLSLPAVGMPKLLSLKFPVFVWKFLKSLGMCRRLIRKRGVSAVLGMGGFTSLPPVMAGNQLKLPTYVHDSNALPGKANRIAARFCNEVFIGMEAAAAHFPNRPAKMVGTPVRDAVRGAAGASDEQRAAARESFGLLPDRVTLLVTGGSQGARALNRGLGEALKDVPDEALQVLWISGASAEAEVREMAGQLAQRVAVLPFCDRMEDALIAADFVLARAGASSLTEFSAVGLPAILVPYPYAAEDHQRVNAEYYTSRGAGEVMDEKDLTPAHLAATLIRWADSDAERAKMGAAMRALGVDSPEAEIADLLVGK is encoded by the coding sequence ATGACGCGTAAAGATTCCTCTAGTCCGGCCCGCAGCGGGCGAAGTGTATTGATTGCCTGTGGCGGCACCGGTGGGCATTTGTTTCCCGGGATTGCCGTGGCGCAGGAGTTGGTGGCGCGCGGGCACCGGCCGCTGTTGTTGATTTCTGGCAAGAAGATCGATGAGACGGCGTCGGCCGCGTACCCGGATCTGGAGTTTCTGTCCTTGCCAGCGGTGGGGATGCCGAAGCTGTTGTCGCTGAAATTTCCGGTATTCGTGTGGAAGTTTCTCAAGTCGCTTGGGATGTGTCGGCGGTTGATCCGTAAGCGTGGTGTTTCCGCGGTTTTGGGAATGGGAGGCTTCACCTCGTTGCCGCCGGTGATGGCGGGCAACCAGCTCAAGCTGCCGACCTACGTGCACGATTCGAATGCGTTGCCGGGCAAGGCGAACCGAATTGCCGCTCGGTTTTGTAATGAGGTGTTTATTGGAATGGAGGCTGCTGCGGCTCACTTTCCGAACCGTCCGGCCAAGATGGTGGGGACACCTGTGCGCGATGCGGTGCGGGGCGCGGCTGGTGCTTCCGACGAGCAACGGGCCGCGGCTCGTGAGTCGTTCGGATTGCTGCCTGACCGGGTGACTCTGTTGGTGACCGGTGGGAGCCAGGGGGCGCGGGCGCTGAACCGTGGGCTCGGTGAGGCCTTGAAAGACGTGCCGGATGAGGCGCTGCAGGTGCTTTGGATCTCTGGTGCCTCCGCCGAGGCCGAAGTGCGTGAAATGGCGGGCCAACTCGCGCAGCGGGTGGCTGTCTTGCCATTCTGTGACCGGATGGAGGATGCTCTGATCGCGGCGGACTTTGTGTTGGCTCGTGCCGGGGCGTCTTCGTTGACTGAGTTTTCCGCAGTCGGCTTGCCGGCCATTCTCGTGCCTTACCCCTATGCGGCCGAGGACCATCAGCGGGTGAATGCCGAATACTATACCAGCCGGGGGGCGGGTGAGGTGATGGATGAGAAGGATCTGACTCCGGCGCATCTGGCGGCGACCTTGATCCGCTGGGCGGATTCGGATGCGGAGCGGGCTAAGATGGGCGCCGCGATGCGCGCGTTGGGCGTTGATTCCCCGGAGGCTGAAATTGCCGACTTGTTGGTTGGGAAGTGA
- the murC gene encoding UDP-N-acetylmuramate--L-alanine ligase has protein sequence MSDPTSAPLELMNSLASGDRRLDVHLIGVAGSGMSGIAGMMLELGHAVSGSDRVSSAEVERLQGLGLRFTSPQTPASVNGADIVIYSSAIRPGNVAYDAAAAAGLPMVRRADALAAVLNARRGVVVAGTHGKTTTSSLTAHVLRTGKVESGHYVGAEIPVLGTNAHVAENGGYFVAEGDESDGTLVKYHPEHTILLNIEEEHLDFYSGLDEINQVFKTLCDQTSGTVYFCGADANAAALCRGRERTVSYGWDEDCDLYATNVHFNRRETAFNVVRNGEDLGEFLLGVPGRHNVLNAMAAIAVAQDLGVDAAAIRDALRTFHGARRRFESRYRSERFSVVDDYGHHPTEIAATMEAARALNPQRILTLFQPHRYSRTQRLRDEFGRSFWMADQLVVSDIYPASEQPIPGITGQTVADAVGECAQRDDLTVRAQYVPTLKQARLTIGNLARPGDMLITLGAGNVHECAVPLARDLKTLESLVAASGESEMKARLYEPMKKHTTIRIGGPAQFWVEPTTFDGFAGIVRYCREHEIPVRVVGRGSNLLVRDGGIPGVVIHPNGGEFSEVKTSGTRITAGVGTRFKKLTAVARDQGIAGFEWMEGIPGNVGGGLRMNAGAMGTSTFDQVVSVLLINRKGELEWRPASKMVAQYRNVAELVDEYALAATFEGQEGDRDAIDELIAESKDKRKSSQPVAASAGCIFKNPEPCPAGKLVDELGMKGSSVGKIRVSDIHGNFIVNEGGGTAREMLQLIERIKSEARASRGIEMETEVQIIGEDEVNF, from the coding sequence ATGTCTGATCCTACCTCCGCTCCACTTGAATTGATGAACTCCCTGGCCTCCGGTGACCGGAGGTTGGACGTGCATTTGATTGGTGTGGCGGGTTCGGGGATGAGCGGGATCGCGGGGATGATGCTCGAGCTCGGGCATGCGGTGAGCGGGTCCGACCGGGTGAGTTCGGCGGAAGTCGAGCGCTTGCAGGGATTGGGGTTGCGGTTCACGTCGCCGCAGACACCAGCGAGTGTGAACGGAGCGGACATCGTGATTTATTCGTCGGCGATCCGTCCGGGCAATGTGGCGTACGACGCCGCGGCTGCGGCCGGGCTGCCGATGGTGCGGCGGGCTGATGCTCTGGCTGCGGTGCTCAATGCACGACGCGGCGTGGTGGTGGCGGGAACGCATGGCAAGACGACAACCTCGTCGCTGACGGCTCATGTGCTGCGCACCGGCAAGGTGGAATCCGGGCACTATGTCGGGGCGGAGATCCCCGTGCTGGGGACCAACGCACACGTTGCAGAGAATGGCGGCTACTTCGTGGCCGAGGGCGACGAAAGTGACGGGACGCTGGTGAAGTACCACCCGGAGCACACCATTTTGCTCAACATTGAAGAAGAACACCTCGACTTCTATTCGGGGCTCGATGAGATCAATCAGGTTTTCAAAACCCTCTGCGACCAGACGTCCGGCACGGTTTATTTCTGCGGGGCGGATGCCAACGCGGCGGCGCTGTGCCGTGGCCGCGAGCGCACGGTGAGCTACGGCTGGGATGAGGATTGTGATCTGTACGCCACCAACGTGCACTTCAACCGACGCGAGACGGCCTTCAATGTGGTGCGCAATGGCGAAGATCTCGGTGAGTTTTTGCTCGGTGTACCCGGGCGCCACAACGTGCTCAACGCAATGGCGGCGATCGCCGTGGCGCAGGACCTGGGGGTGGACGCCGCAGCCATCCGCGATGCATTGCGCACCTTCCACGGAGCGCGGCGTAGGTTTGAGTCGCGCTACCGCAGCGAGCGCTTTTCGGTGGTCGATGACTACGGGCACCATCCGACGGAGATCGCCGCGACGATGGAGGCGGCGCGTGCCTTGAACCCACAGCGGATTCTGACCTTGTTCCAGCCGCATCGCTACAGCCGCACCCAGCGTCTGCGCGATGAGTTCGGTCGCTCGTTCTGGATGGCGGATCAATTGGTGGTCTCTGATATCTACCCAGCGAGCGAACAACCAATCCCAGGGATCACAGGGCAGACCGTTGCCGACGCCGTGGGTGAGTGTGCCCAACGCGATGATCTGACCGTGCGTGCGCAATACGTGCCGACTTTGAAGCAAGCCCGTTTGACGATTGGCAACCTGGCGCGGCCTGGTGACATGTTGATCACATTGGGAGCGGGCAACGTGCACGAGTGCGCGGTGCCTTTGGCGCGCGATTTGAAGACGTTGGAGTCGCTGGTTGCTGCCAGCGGGGAGAGTGAGATGAAGGCGCGGCTGTACGAGCCGATGAAAAAGCACACGACCATTCGGATCGGCGGGCCTGCCCAGTTCTGGGTTGAGCCGACGACTTTCGACGGTTTTGCCGGTATTGTGCGTTATTGCCGCGAGCATGAAATCCCGGTGCGTGTGGTCGGTCGTGGCTCGAACCTGCTGGTGCGCGATGGTGGCATCCCGGGCGTGGTGATTCACCCGAATGGTGGCGAGTTTTCCGAGGTGAAAACGAGCGGCACTCGGATCACGGCGGGTGTCGGAACGCGCTTCAAGAAGCTGACTGCGGTTGCACGCGACCAGGGGATTGCCGGCTTCGAGTGGATGGAGGGGATTCCAGGAAACGTCGGCGGTGGCTTGCGAATGAACGCGGGGGCCATGGGGACATCGACCTTTGATCAGGTGGTCTCCGTGCTGCTGATCAACCGCAAAGGCGAACTCGAATGGCGGCCTGCCTCCAAGATGGTGGCGCAGTACCGCAATGTGGCGGAATTGGTCGACGAGTACGCGTTGGCGGCCACGTTCGAAGGGCAGGAGGGAGATCGCGATGCGATCGATGAACTCATTGCCGAGTCCAAAGACAAGCGGAAGTCGAGCCAGCCGGTGGCGGCGAGTGCCGGTTGTATCTTCAAGAACCCGGAGCCGTGTCCTGCCGGAAAGCTGGTCGATGAGCTGGGTATGAAAGGCTCGTCCGTCGGGAAAATCCGCGTGTCGGATATCCACGGGAACTTTATTGTGAACGAAGGCGGCGGGACGGCACGTGAAATGCTGCAGTTGATCGAGCGCATTAAATCCGAGGCCCGTGCGTCGCGCGGCATCGAGATGGAGACAGAAGTGCAGATCATCGGAGAGGACGAAGTGAACTTTTAA
- a CDS encoding D-alanine--D-alanine ligase yields MSCDQTISKEDVIAVLMGGPGSERGVSLASGKSVVEALTGAGYNAVPVDVTGRDVVLPEGTVVAVNVIHGTFGEDGELQRVMEGLGVPLTGAGVASSELAFDKVESKKAFVAAGVPTPACEILKPGERPQMSVPLVVKPAREGSSVGVHLVHDEAGLQPALDDAAKYGDEVLVEQMISGKELTVGVLDGRALPVVHICPRSGFYDMANKYPWMGGSGGTDYYCPADLTPEVTQRVQEAAVKAHQSLGIEVYSRVDVLLDADGNPWVLEANTIPGMTESSLLPKAARVDGLEFADLCLKIIELSIQKAG; encoded by the coding sequence ATGAGTTGTGACCAAACGATTTCCAAAGAGGATGTGATTGCCGTGCTGATGGGCGGCCCTGGCAGTGAGCGCGGGGTGTCTCTGGCATCTGGCAAGAGCGTGGTCGAAGCGCTGACGGGCGCGGGCTACAACGCGGTGCCGGTGGATGTGACCGGGCGCGATGTGGTGCTGCCTGAGGGCACAGTGGTGGCGGTGAACGTGATCCATGGCACCTTTGGTGAGGATGGTGAGCTGCAGCGCGTGATGGAGGGGCTCGGCGTACCGCTGACGGGTGCCGGTGTGGCATCCAGCGAGCTCGCGTTCGACAAGGTCGAGTCCAAGAAGGCATTTGTCGCCGCAGGGGTGCCGACTCCTGCTTGTGAGATTTTGAAGCCGGGTGAGCGCCCGCAGATGTCCGTGCCGTTGGTGGTCAAGCCGGCGCGCGAGGGGTCGAGTGTGGGCGTGCATTTGGTGCACGACGAAGCCGGCCTGCAGCCTGCGCTCGACGATGCGGCAAAGTATGGTGACGAGGTGTTGGTCGAGCAGATGATCAGCGGCAAAGAACTGACGGTCGGTGTGCTCGACGGGCGCGCGTTGCCTGTGGTGCACATTTGCCCCCGCTCCGGGTTCTACGACATGGCGAACAAATACCCTTGGATGGGTGGATCGGGTGGGACGGACTATTATTGCCCGGCAGACCTCACTCCGGAAGTGACTCAGCGCGTGCAGGAAGCTGCGGTGAAAGCGCACCAGTCGCTTGGGATCGAGGTGTATTCACGGGTCGATGTGTTGCTCGATGCGGACGGAAATCCGTGGGTTCTCGAGGCAAATACCATCCCGGGAATGACGGAGAGCAGCTTGTTGCCGAAGGCGGCACGTGTGGATGGGCTGGAATTTGCTGATCTGTGTTTGAAAATTATTGAATTATCTATTCAAAAGGCTGGTTGA
- a CDS encoding cell division protein FtsQ/DivIB, which produces MARSLFKGGLILLALLLSVVMVKHAFHRMLFRNDHFALRHVEFSTNGKTGRAKVMEKLEENGRIENLLMLDLAEMERTLETELPTVADARISRELPGTLVIELKERQPVAWLSCPQLGIRPRSSTCGQLVDAEGYAVACDRLRVEYMSFPVIEVADIPAVVTGRPIDSPLLLSALEALSEGGEQLMPQRTSITEIRAVNDYSLLVVLESGEEAIISVDDVETDMERFAYAFAELSRGADDGRSWRVNLLAQHNVPVQFFERKSGYSGVRRGRSSSLQQRESRPPRPRVVDPAELEKRFGPGVSTQVPAGSRPSVENDLRAILNRG; this is translated from the coding sequence TTGGCGCGATCCCTTTTCAAAGGTGGTCTGATCCTGCTCGCGTTGTTGTTGAGTGTGGTGATGGTGAAGCACGCGTTTCACCGCATGTTGTTCCGCAACGACCACTTTGCGTTGAGGCATGTGGAGTTTTCGACCAATGGCAAAACCGGCCGCGCCAAGGTGATGGAGAAGCTGGAGGAGAACGGGCGGATTGAGAATTTGCTCATGTTGGATTTGGCGGAGATGGAACGCACGCTCGAGACGGAGTTGCCGACAGTCGCCGATGCCAGAATTTCCAGAGAGCTTCCAGGGACCTTGGTGATCGAGTTGAAGGAACGCCAGCCGGTGGCTTGGTTGTCGTGCCCGCAACTTGGGATTCGTCCGCGCAGTTCGACCTGCGGCCAGTTGGTGGATGCCGAGGGCTACGCGGTGGCCTGTGATCGGCTGAGGGTTGAGTACATGTCCTTTCCCGTCATCGAGGTGGCGGACATTCCGGCGGTGGTGACCGGCCGTCCTATTGATTCGCCCTTGCTGCTGAGTGCGCTCGAAGCGTTGTCGGAAGGGGGCGAGCAACTGATGCCGCAGCGCACGTCGATCACCGAGATCCGAGCTGTGAATGATTACTCGTTGCTGGTCGTTCTTGAGTCCGGTGAGGAAGCGATCATCTCAGTGGATGATGTGGAAACCGACATGGAGCGGTTTGCCTACGCGTTTGCCGAGTTGAGCCGCGGTGCGGACGATGGTCGTTCGTGGCGGGTGAACCTATTGGCGCAGCACAATGTGCCGGTGCAATTTTTTGAGCGGAAGAGTGGCTATTCAGGTGTTCGCAGAGGTCGTAGTTCCTCATTGCAGCAGCGTGAAAGTCGTCCGCCCCGCCCACGGGTCGTGGATCCAGCCGAGCTGGAGAAGCGGTTTGGTCCGGGTGTTTCCACCCAAGTTCCGGCAGGTTCCCGACCGTCGGTTGAAAATGATCTGCGTGCGATACTGAATCGCGGTTGA
- the ftsA gene encoding cell division protein FtsA: MARSQIYVGLEIGTTEICVVVGEVNPDGAIKILGVGTTPSRGVRKGEIVDFETVQTCLHDALLRAEERSDVMIRNVFLSVTGGHIESCNNRGCLRIPDDDSEITDEDVDEVKNIAREVTIPKENVFMHGVLQHYHVDGQERILDPVGRIGEKLEADYHIIHGIKSRVQNPIRCVREIPVEVEEVVFAPLASSQVVLSRESKNRGALMIDIGGGTTDFALYKDGVIVDSGCIPVGGDHITNDIASVLKIPLSKAELLKCEEGCAIPGDPGVSEIISMPDDTGFVGRDVERELLDSIINARLGETFELLYDQLEARNGFDGVGAGVFLTGGTSKMRGIDRLAEEIFRMPVHRSSSKHVSGLTATFEDPCYSTAIGLIRYAQMQDDEAYRAKKGGLIGRLKSVFSRR, encoded by the coding sequence ATGGCAAGGTCGCAGATTTACGTTGGATTAGAGATCGGTACAACCGAGATTTGTGTGGTCGTGGGGGAAGTGAATCCCGATGGCGCGATCAAGATTCTCGGTGTGGGTACCACCCCGTCACGAGGGGTGAGAAAAGGAGAGATTGTCGATTTTGAGACGGTTCAGACGTGTCTTCACGATGCTTTGTTACGAGCCGAGGAGCGCAGTGATGTGATGATCCGCAATGTGTTCCTCAGCGTGACCGGCGGCCATATCGAGTCCTGCAACAACCGCGGTTGTTTGCGGATTCCGGACGACGATAGTGAGATCACTGACGAGGATGTCGACGAGGTGAAGAACATTGCGCGTGAGGTGACCATTCCGAAAGAGAATGTCTTCATGCACGGGGTTTTGCAGCATTACCACGTCGATGGCCAGGAGCGCATTCTCGACCCCGTCGGCCGCATCGGCGAAAAGCTGGAGGCGGACTATCACATCATCCACGGCATCAAGAGCCGGGTGCAGAATCCGATCCGCTGTGTGCGTGAGATCCCGGTGGAAGTTGAGGAAGTTGTCTTCGCGCCGCTGGCTTCGTCGCAAGTCGTGCTCAGCCGCGAGTCCAAGAACCGTGGCGCGCTGATGATTGATATCGGCGGAGGCACCACGGACTTCGCATTGTACAAGGATGGTGTGATTGTCGACAGCGGATGCATTCCAGTCGGTGGCGACCACATCACCAACGACATCGCGTCGGTGCTCAAGATTCCACTTTCCAAGGCCGAGCTGCTCAAGTGCGAAGAGGGCTGCGCAATCCCTGGCGATCCGGGCGTGTCTGAGATCATTTCGATGCCGGACGATACTGGGTTCGTTGGCCGTGACGTTGAGCGCGAGTTGCTCGACTCCATCATCAACGCGCGACTTGGTGAGACCTTTGAGTTGCTCTACGACCAGCTCGAGGCCCGCAATGGCTTCGACGGTGTGGGCGCTGGTGTGTTCCTCACCGGGGGCACCAGCAAGATGCGCGGGATCGACCGCTTGGCGGAAGAGATCTTCCGGATGCCGGTGCACCGCTCGAGCTCGAAGCATGTCAGCGGCCTGACGGCAACCTTTGAGGATCCGTGCTACTCCACCGCGATTGGATTGATCCGCTACGCGCAGATGCAGGACGACGAGGCTTATCGTGCCAAGAAGGGCGGCTTGATCGGGCGCTTGAAGAGTGTGTTTTCGCGCCGCTAA
- a CDS encoding cell division protein FtsZ, translated as MIEFSSNPQREIPSASATAAKVIGVGGAGINVIDRLAMESMEGAGLLALHTDVRALANTVTTERVQLGKKLTHGLGAGGDPEIGRRAAIEATDDILAEVSGHRMVFVCAGLGGGTGSGAAPEVVRIAREAGAFVVAFATMPFRFEGGRRQEQAEQALQEMRREANALITFDNDRMGELIVESEGIQRAFEAADNLIAESVRGVSNLVTRPGLIKIGLDDLLTALRNSDSRCLFGSGRASGDKRGKEALRKALNSPLLMKGKMFSSARNILVHVTGGEDLRLHEIDGLMRELAKSVPADAQLLFGAAVDPSMKKELSVTLFSSLAHGEPQEEEVQTKPAVEPIAAVVRGVVESPAPVAEESVEDEPVAEEAPVEDVVEEAPVAVESEVVEAAELPVEQPEPEVEPEAVGDSLFAQDEMEEPASPEVGLFDAPAVEAEEEPEVEEAAAVESIFEQPEEEVAEPEPEPVAEQFEPEVEEEIVATVVDDSVAGFDDFEETVEPEEPVLYQAEPTPEPEPEEEFFNQLEGDNTVPVNLRSEEIDESGGPFEAAGFDDVADDDEAPLPGTQSQLELDRPASDGGRFAKSEPTIVDGEDLDTPAFLRKRNRR; from the coding sequence ATGATCGAGTTTTCAAGCAACCCACAACGCGAGATCCCAAGTGCATCGGCAACCGCCGCCAAAGTCATCGGTGTCGGAGGTGCCGGCATCAATGTGATCGACCGCCTGGCGATGGAGTCGATGGAAGGCGCCGGGTTGCTGGCGCTGCACACCGACGTGCGTGCTCTGGCCAACACTGTGACAACCGAGCGCGTGCAGTTGGGCAAGAAGTTGACCCACGGTCTGGGCGCGGGTGGCGACCCTGAGATCGGTCGTCGCGCGGCGATCGAGGCGACGGATGACATTCTGGCGGAAGTCAGTGGTCACCGCATGGTCTTCGTTTGCGCTGGCTTGGGCGGTGGTACCGGATCGGGTGCGGCACCGGAAGTCGTGCGCATCGCACGTGAGGCCGGTGCATTTGTCGTGGCTTTCGCGACCATGCCATTCCGTTTCGAGGGCGGGCGTCGTCAGGAGCAGGCGGAGCAGGCGTTGCAAGAAATGCGCCGCGAGGCCAATGCATTGATCACCTTCGACAACGACCGCATGGGTGAGCTCATCGTCGAGAGCGAGGGGATCCAGCGCGCGTTCGAAGCGGCGGACAACTTGATCGCTGAGAGCGTGCGTGGTGTGTCCAACTTGGTCACCCGCCCGGGCTTGATCAAGATTGGCTTGGACGACTTGCTCACCGCGCTGCGCAATTCGGATTCGCGTTGTTTGTTCGGCTCGGGGCGTGCCAGCGGCGACAAGCGTGGCAAGGAAGCTCTGCGCAAGGCACTCAACAGTCCGCTCTTGATGAAGGGTAAAATGTTCTCGTCGGCTCGCAATATCCTGGTGCACGTCACCGGTGGCGAAGACCTGCGACTGCATGAGATCGACGGCTTGATGCGCGAGTTGGCCAAGAGTGTGCCTGCCGACGCGCAGTTGCTGTTCGGTGCGGCGGTGGATCCGTCGATGAAGAAGGAGCTGTCGGTGACTTTGTTCAGTTCGTTGGCTCACGGTGAGCCGCAGGAAGAGGAAGTGCAGACCAAACCGGCGGTCGAACCAATCGCGGCGGTCGTGCGCGGTGTGGTGGAATCCCCGGCACCGGTGGCCGAGGAGTCTGTGGAGGACGAGCCCGTCGCAGAAGAAGCACCGGTTGAAGATGTCGTGGAGGAAGCTCCAGTAGCAGTCGAGTCGGAAGTGGTCGAGGCCGCTGAATTGCCGGTCGAGCAACCGGAGCCAGAGGTGGAGCCGGAGGCTGTGGGCGATTCGCTCTTTGCCCAGGACGAAATGGAAGAGCCAGCCTCGCCTGAGGTCGGTTTGTTCGATGCCCCTGCAGTAGAGGCTGAAGAAGAACCAGAAGTCGAGGAAGCCGCTGCGGTGGAATCCATTTTCGAACAGCCGGAAGAAGAAGTCGCCGAACCTGAGCCAGAGCCGGTGGCCGAACAATTTGAGCCGGAAGTAGAAGAAGAAATTGTCGCGACCGTGGTCGACGACTCGGTAGCTGGTTTCGATGACTTCGAGGAGACTGTCGAACCTGAAGAGCCGGTCCTCTACCAGGCCGAGCCAACTCCGGAGCCGGAACCTGAGGAGGAGTTTTTCAACCAGTTGGAGGGCGACAACACAGTGCCGGTGAACCTGCGCTCCGAGGAGATCGACGAGTCGGGTGGGCCGTTCGAGGCTGCCGGGTTCGACGATGTGGCCGATGACGACGAGGCGCCGCTGCCGGGAACGCAGTCGCAGCTTGAGCTCGACCGACCAGCCAGCGATGGCGGGCGATTCGCCAAGTCGGAGCCAACCATCGTCGATGGCGAGGATCTGGACACACCGGCCTTCCTGCGCAAGCGCAACCGACGCTAA